Proteins from one Rosa chinensis cultivar Old Blush chromosome 7, RchiOBHm-V2, whole genome shotgun sequence genomic window:
- the LOC112179736 gene encoding uncharacterized protein LOC112179736, whose product MASSTTLIRLLVILLGFSHLICFNAVPVTRIGGLKHIGPEVHQTVAENNKLITTEMKFYERMDVELNDYPGSGANNRHTPKPQYGRCVDC is encoded by the exons ATGGCTAGCAGTACTACTCTCATTCGTCTACTCGTAATCTTGCTAGGGTTTTCTCACCTCATCTGCTTCAATGCTGTCCCAGTTACAA GAATCGGAGGCCTAAAGCATATCGGACCTGAAGTTCATCAAACCGTTGCAGAAAATAACAAACTG ATAACCACAGAAATGAAATTTTATGAAAGAATGGATGTGGAGCTTAATGACTACCCGGGATCAGGGGCCAACAACCGGCACACTCCGAAGCCTCAATATGGGAGATGCGTTGATTGCTAA